In Cryptococcus gattii WM276 chromosome A, complete sequence, one genomic interval encodes:
- a CDS encoding uncharacterized protein (Similar to TIGR gene model, INSD accession AAW41720.1) produces MYLFRNSEQLSAKQKHPQWQLLLRTSRLSNPSSTGSLSSDSSPRPSRNANVSTRKPPLVSSSPPLPPNPLSLKPPSSLSVPVLPTRRAPSFPSLSSPETGFFCPDGVVVLSRSARRNSTSSRTPRFSPRSTSKQHYF; encoded by the exons ATGTATTTATTTCGCAACTCTGAACAACTCTCTGCGAAACAAAAACATCCACAATG GCAGCTACTTTTAAGAACATCAAGGCTCTCCAACCCCTCCTCGACCGGGTCCTTGTCCAGCGATTCAAGCCCGAGACC TAGCAGAAACGCTAATGTTTCAACTAGAAAACCGCCTCTGGTATCTTCCTCCCCTCCTCTACCACCCAATCCCCTCTCCCTGAAGCCACCGTCATCGCTGTCGGTCCCGGTGCTCCCAACAAGGAGGGCTCCGTCATTCCCGTCTCTGTCAAGCCCGGAGACAGGGTTCTTTTGCCCGGATGGGGTGGTAGTCCTATCAAGGTCGGCGAGGAG GAATTCCACCTCTTCAAGGACGCCGAGATTCTCGCCAAGATCAACGAGTAAACAGCACTATTTCTAG
- a CDS encoding heat shock protein, putative (Similar to TIGR gene model, INSD accession AAW41904.1) yields the protein MNPLRSRAALPRPARLIQNAAVQKRTFASKDVVFGNDARQGMLKGVDILAKAVSATLGPKGRTVIIGQSFGGPKITKDGVSVAKAITLKDPVENLGARLVQDVASKTNDTAGDGTTTATVLARAIYSEGVKNVAAGCNPMDLRRGAQKAVDKVLEVLVANKKVITTSEEIAQVATISANGDTHVGAIIAQAMEQVGKEGVITVKEGRTIDDEIEITEGMRFDRGFISPYLITDTKNQRVELEKPFILLSEKKISALQDILPSLEIAAQTRRPLLIIAEDIDGEALAAVILNKLRGQLSVAAVKAPGFGDNRKSILGDIAILTGGTVFTDELDVKLEKATPDMFGTTGSVTITKEDTIILNGEGDKSLIQSRCEQIRALINDSTTSDYDRTKLQERLAKLGGGVAVIKVGGSSEVEVGEKKDRYDDALNATRAAVEEGIVPGGGTALLKASTALEDIAVDNFDQKLGISMIRQAIRRPVRTIVENAGEEGSVVVGRLLSDEYAAPEKFNWGYDAQTSQYRDMIAAGILDPLKVVRTALVDASGVASLLTTSEACVVDAEEKTPPAGMGMGGMGGMGGMPGMM from the exons ATGAATCCTCTCCGATCTCGCGCTGCTCTTCCCCGCCCCGCAAGGCTCATCCAGAATGCTGCTGTCCAGAAGAGGACCTTCGCCTCCAAGGACGTCGTCTTCGGCAACGACGCCAGGCAGGGCATGCTCAAGGGTGTAGACATCCTCGCAAAGGCGGTCTCGGCCACCCTCGGTCCCAAGGGCAGGACCGTCATCATCG GCCAGAGCTTCGGTGGACCCAAGATCACCAAGGACGGTGTCTCCGTCGCCAAGGCTATCACCCTCAAGGACCCCGTTGAGAACCTCGGTGCTCG TCTCGTTCAGGACGTTGCTTCCAAGACCAACGACACCGCCGGTGACGGtaccaccaccgccaccgTCCTCGCCCGAGCCATCTACTCTGAGGGTGTGAAGAACGTCGCTGCCGGCTGCAACCCCATGGACCTCCGTCGAGGTGCCCAGAAGGCTGTCGACAAGGTTCTCGAGGTCCTTGTTGCCAACAAGAAGGTCATCACCACCTCTGAGGAGATTGCCCAG GTCGCCACCATCTCCGCCAACGGTGACACTCACGTCGGTGCCATTATTGCTCAGGCTATGGAGCAAGTCGGCAAGGAGGGTGTCATCACCGTCAAGGAGGGCCGAACCATTGACGACGAGATTGAGATTACCGAGGGTATGCGATTCGACCGAGGCTTCATTTCCCCTTACCTCATCACCGACACCAAGAACCAGCGTGTTGAGCTCGAGAAGcccttcatcctcctctccgagaagaagatctCTGCCCTTCAGGAcatccttccttccctcgAAATTGCCGCCCAGACCCGTCGACCTTTGTTGATCATTGCCGAGGACATTGACGGCGAGGCGCTTGCTGCTGTCATTCTCAACAAGCTTCGAGGTCAGCTCTCCGTCGCTGCCGTCAAGGCCCCCGGATTCGGCGACAACCGAAAGTCTATCCTCGGTGACATTGCCATCCTCACCGGCGGTACCGTCTTCACTGACGAACTCGACGTCAAGCTTGAGAAGGCTACCCCCGACATGTTCGGTACTACTGGCTCCGTTACTATCACCAAGGAGGACACCATTATCCTCAACGGTGAGGGTGACAAGAGCCTCATTCAGTCTCGATGCGAGCAGATCCGAGCTTTGATCAACGATTCTACTACTTCTGATTACGACAGGACCAAGCTCCAGGAGCGATTGGCCAAGCTCGGTGGCGGTGTTGCCGTTATCAAGGTTGGTGGTTCTAGCGAGGTTGAGGTcggagagaagaaggacaGGTACGACGATGCTCTCAACGCTACCCGTGCCGCTGTTGAGGAGGGTATCGTCCCCGGCGGTGGTACTGCCCTTCTC AAAGCCTCCACCGCTCTTGAGGATATTGCCGTCGACAACTTTGACCAGAAGCTCGGTATCTCCATGATCCGACAGGCTATCCGACGACCCGTCCGAACCATCGTCGAGAACGCCGGTGAGGAGGGTTCCGTCGTTGTCGGTCGACTTCTTTCCGATGAGTACGCTGCCCCAGAAAAGTTCAACTGGGGTTACGACGCCCAGACTTCTCAGTACCGAGACATGATCGCTGCCGGTATCCTCGACCCCTTGAAGGTCGTCAGGACTGCCCTCGTCGACGCCTCTGGTGTTGCTAGCTTATTGACAACCAGCGAGGCCTGTGTTGTTGATGCCGAGGAGAAGACTCCTCCTGCTGGTATGGGCATGGGCGGCATGGGCGGCATGGGCGGCATGCCCGGTATGATGTAA
- a CDS encoding uncharacterized protein (Similar to TIGR gene model, INSD accession AAW41903.1), translating to MTDITAEAAISPSDDILLPTLASLRESHPDKGILKLLAQLKIDHPEWAVSEKRFRKALQLAPSPGGGGADPNDRALVADTGLDPSIDVKSIAPKVEVKMFAGGKGKGLVAKEGLKQGEMLWQEEPWIVTSDPGHYSLLTQSMMCSQCFSLFARPSPPLSVPCPHCTTAHFCNRLCYTKSLSSSHPPLLCPGLNPDASSLMDFIRKRGERSVEGVAKILARWRGEREWGAKGKAEEMEKRIWKGMARVSQKRKEMERREWSYISKARMEEWHLIHIMLTNVLNPSPTHENYKSFQRLLISQHPRRSKPVSLTGKEVKRWFSFESFLELLGLVGLNQEDSGGLYALHAHLNHSCEPNIQVRNLPKSYTPPTQETLPVDLPPPIQAGDKVSNKLTILARHGIQPGEELTVSYVNIKMPRDERRQALREGYGFWCACDRCVREKEEPNGEKNE from the exons ATGACAGACATTACTGCAGAAGCGGCCATCTCTCCTTCCGACGATATTCTCCTTCCAACTCTTGCGTCACTTCGAGAAAGTCACCCAGACAAAGGCATCCTCAAACTTCTCGCCCAGCTCAAAATTGATCATCCCGAATGGGCCGTATCTGAAAAACGATTTCGAAAGGCACTTCAACTTGCACCATCTCCTGGAGGCGGTGGAGCCGATCCAAATGACAGGGCGCTCGTGGCTGATACAGGCCTTGACCCTTCCATCGATGTGAAGAGTATCGCGCCGAAAGTGGAGGTGAAGATGTTTGCCGGgggaaaggggaaggggtTGGTCGCAAAAGAAGGATTGAAGCAAGGCGAAATGTTGTGGCAGGAGGAACCTTGGATTGTCACTTCTGATCC CGGGCATTACTCTCTCCTGACCCAATCCATGATGTGCTCCCAATgcttttcccttttcgcTCGCCCATCACCACCTCTATCTGTCCCTTGCCCGCACTGCACCACCGCCCACTTTTGCAACCGCCTTTGCTATACCAAATCTCTCTCGTCTTCGCATCCACCCCTTCTTTGCCCAGGACTCAATCCCGATGCAAGTAGCCTGATGGATTTTATCAGAAAGCGAGGCGAGAGGAGCGTTGAAGGCGTCGCCAAGATTTTGGCCAGGTGGAGAGGCGAGAGGGAATGGGGTGCTAAAGGCAAAGcggaggagatggaaaagagGATCTGGAAGGGGATGGCTAGGGTTAGCcaaaagagaaaggaaatGGAGCGTCGAGAATG GAGCTACATCTCGAAAGCTCGGATGGAAGAGTGGCATCTCATTCACATCATGCTTACTAACGTCCTTAACCCTTCTCCAACTCACGAAAATTACAAATCTTTTCAACGCTTGCTCATCTCCCAACACCCTCGTCGATCCAAACCTGTGTCTCTGACGGGGAAAGAGGTCAAGAGGTGGTTTTCATTTGAAAGTTTCCTAGAGTTATTAGGCTTAGTTGGTTTGAATCAGGAGGATTCTGGTGGATTGTATGCGCTGCACGCGCATCTGAACCACTCTTGTGAGCCAAACATCCAAGTGCGAAATCTCCCCAAATCGTATACACCCCCAACGCAGGAAACTCTTCCTGTTGATTTACCTCCTCCCATCCAAGCCGGCGATAAAGTCTCGAATAAGCTCACGATCCTTGCCCGTCACGGGATTCAGCCTGGAGAAGAATTGACGGTTTCGTATGTCAACATAAAGATGCCCAGAGACGAGAGAAGGCAGGCTTTAAGGGAAGGTTATGGCTTCTGGTGCGCATGTGACAGGTGTGtgagagagaaagaggagcCAAATGGTGAAAAAAATGAATAG
- a CDS encoding uncharacterized protein (Similar to TIGR gene model, INSD accession AAW41902.1): MEEEPQKKMDAILTELSNLLAELEEQPENVFFLRRQIVLMRSLGMTAEVIDAYAKLSSLIMLQEEEWLTYLDDFINNAVKPLDVTAFMDIMEKYVQAERDYLSPSIILQHVKFIITCFKASHNPQSSEEAMEVGVDEEVSAFLDIGTTRGLIKVAVDLGNGLLSESQQLWQLWIDWELGLLEGAKGTGKQEAIENVHDVYLQRLAIPHSTIDQTTSAYSNFCSTYCNEEYEERLVKATEISQTAKYKWSGERRAGKSREDFELQILYATDLAAQAQVFVEYSKWESTARIKPTAHGKGPNVDITLTRAVFERAVVPYAKLAAVTQSSLDRINLQLQEQSKSKKSKTKGKKKEDGPEPTTLAEQKQMAEGAIRAYKDAEAGIWAKYASWSEETIHAATGTEVRKKAVRAVPHCGSAWADLFQDTQLDSLFETALSLGLLFIPEGRTTEITELFLARAAYEARLASVNVALGAVHPTLATITRGLETITKVNKSGDASLKLEKFALDWAETIAPEYLDQTLLVLDKPIKSRSSSYQFALLRANVEVRRDDVDQAREIFEKSIQRTDLDWPEAIYEAFIQLEVVHGSPQTLQGTRKKIEREQEKLAKRREKAAAEANAYQEQYTTAAIHGAVTGAFDAVMGDEEPKGADPTQEATDLAATAAANILAAPAAAVQSGKDNTEEVHLKRDREHTTILLSGLPKSCTPERIENFFFECGPVRETTILVNEDAMHDSALVEFKKAEAIPDVLEKDKKKFEGTPVSVSMLWRSTLFVTNFPREMDDGGIRNLFKQYGRILETRWPSRKYADSRRFCYITMESPAAAQEALVLHGYKIPGASTNFGLTVLISDPSAKTKRSDAANSTLFVGGLNNKSTEVDVKSLFNEFGTISHIKLGWDPLKKICKGFAFVEMSTEAEAKAALKLHGTQYKGKYLKVEISDPNHANKKSQEHKPDQAAEKRLRSVRLSNLPEGTQEGLLQQALEKIVPVRRLEMFARSHEALAELESQADVGKLLLRTEPFTFNGNEITFTEQHKRALPAKETKDDNRNDRDVKLSSAPSGPSTMFAPRAARKALAKPRPTAVAAAKAVAASPGVSQGQNDFRALVAAKNKQREEKLNSAREGSNTSGEKRKLEDGQEGEESKRTRT, translated from the exons atggaagaagaaccACAAAAGAAAATGGACGCTATCCTCACAGAGCTCAGCAATCTCTTGGCTGAGCTTGAAGAGCAACCTGAAAACGTCTTTTTCCTACGACGTCAGATCGTATTAATGCGGTCCTTGGGGATGACTGCTGAGGTCATAGATGCTTATGCCAAGCTCTCCAGCCTCATCATGCTCCAGGAGG AGGAATGGCTGACGTATCTGGATGATTTTATCAACAATGCGGTTAAGCCCTTAGATGTTACCGCTTTCATGGATATAATGGAGAAGTATGTGCAGGCTGAAAGGGATTACCTCT CCCCTTCCATAATCCTCCAACACGTCAAATTCATCATTACGTGCTTCAAGGCCAGCCATAACCCTCAGTCTTCCGAGGAGGCGATGGAAGTAGGGGTCGATGAAGAAGTGTCTGCTTTCCTAGACATTGGAACAACGCGAGGGCTTATCAAGGTTGCGGTAGATTTGGGAAATGGACTGTTGAGCGAAAGTCAACAGCTATGGCAATTGTGGATCGATTGGGAATTAGGATTATTGGAAGGAGCAAAGGGCACGGGGAAGCAAGAAGCTATTGAAAATGTCCATGACGTCTACCTTCAACGCCTAGCTATACCACATTCCA CCATTGACCAAACCACGAGTGCTTACTCCAATTTCTGTTCAACATATTGTAATGAAGAATACGAGGAACGCTTGGTTAAAGCCACAGAAATTTCTCAGACTGCCAAATACAAATGGTCAGGCGAAAGACGAGCTGGAAAGTCTCGAGAAGATTTCGAGCTTCAAATT TTATATGCAACCGACCTTGCAGCACAAGCTCAAGTGTTCGTTGAGTACTCTAAATGGGAATCTACCGCCCGCATCAAACCTACGGCCCATGGTAAAGGCCCGAATGTTGACATAACTCTCACTCGGGCAGTCTTCGAACGGGCTGTCGTCCCGTATGCCAAACTGGCAGCCGTGACGCAGAGCTCACTAGATAGAATTAATTTACAATTACAGGAGCAGTCAAAATCTAAGAAGAGCAAGAcgaaagggaagaagaaggaggatggaCCAGAGCCAACGACTTTGGCAGAGCAAAAGCAAATGGCGGAGGGGGCCATACGCGCGTACAAGGATGCTGAGGCTGGTATTTGGGCCAAATACGCCTCCTGGTCGGAGGAAACCATCCATGCGGCCACCGGGACTGAGGTCAGGAAGAAGGCAGTCAGAGCCGTGCCGCATTGTGGAAGTGCTTGGGCAGATCTGTTCCAGGATACC CAACTGGATTCTCTTTTTGAAACTGCCTTGTCCCTTGGTTTACTTTTTATCCCTGAGGGAAGGACAACAGAAATAACAGAATTGTTCTTAGCTCGAGCAGCGTATGAAGCAAGGTTGGCATCAGTCAACGTGGCACTAG GCGCTGTCCATCCCACGCTTGCGACGATCACCCGTGGACTTGAAACCATTACCAAGGTGAACAAGTCAGGGGACGCAAGCTTGAAACTTGAGAAGTTTGCATTAGATTGGGCGGAGACCATTGCCCCTGAATATCTAGATCAGACCCTTCTCGTCCTCGATAAGCCGATTAAATCTCGCTCGTCTTCTTATCAATTTGCGTTGCTTCGAGCTAATGTAGAAGT TCGCCGAGACGACGTTGACCAAGCGCGCGAGATATTTGAAAAGTCGATTCAAAGGACTGATCTCGATTGGCCTGAAGCTATCTATGAAGCATTCATTCAACTTGAAGTCGTCCATGGTAGTCCGCAAACATTGCAAGGTACCAGAAAAAAGATTGAGAGGGAGCAAGAGAAACTTGCGAAGCGCCGTGAAAAAGCCGCAGCTGAGGCTAATGCTTATCAAGAACAGTATACGACCGCTGCCATACATGGCGCGGTGACTGGGGCGTTTGATGCGGTGATGGGTGATGAGGAGCCTAAGGGAGCAGACCCGACACAAGAGGCGACGGATTTGGCCGCTACAGCGGCTGCAAATATATTGGCGGCTCCGGCAGCTGCGGTGCAAAGTGGGAAGGACAATACGGAGGAGGTACACCTCAAACGGGACCGAGAGCATACCACTATTCTCTTGAGTGGCCTGCCTAAGAGCTGTACGCCTGAACGTATTGAAAATTTCTTCTTTGAG TGTGGTCCTGTGCGAGAGACGACCATCCTCGTCAACGAGGATGCCATGCACGATTCTGCGCTGGTCGAGTTCAAGAAAGCCGAAGCTATTCCTGATGTACTGgaaaaggacaagaagaagttTGAGGGAACCCCAGTCTCCGTTTCGATGCTCTGGAGGTCAACTTTGTTCGTCACGAACTTCCCAAGAGAAATGGATGATGGGGGTATCAGAAATCTTTTTAAACAG TATGGGAGGATTCTTGAAACCAGATGGCCTAGCAGAAAATATGCCGACTCGAGGCGATTTTGTTATATCACTATGGAATCCCCT GCTGCCGCGCAAGAAGCTCTTGTACTGCACGGCTACAAAATTCCCGGAGCTTCTACCAACTTTGGCCTTACTGTACTTATATCGGATCCATCCGCCAAGACCAAAAGAAGCGATGCAGCGAACTCAACCCTTTTCGTTGGTGGACTAAACAATAAATCAACAGAAGTCGATGTCAAAAGTCTGTTCAATGAG TTTGGGACGATAAGCCATATCAAGTTGGGTTGGGATCCCTTGAAAAAGATTTGCAAAGGATTTGCTTTCGTTGAGATGTCTACAGAGGCGGAAGCCAAGGCAGCTTTGAAGCTGCATGGTACTCAGTATAAAGGTAAATATCTCAAGGTGGAAATCAGTGACCCCAACCATGCCAACAAAAAGTCTCAAGAACA CAAACCGGACCAAGCTGCTGAAAAACGCCTTCGCTCTGTAAGATTATCTAACCTTCCGGAAGGTACTCAAGAAGGACTACTGCAGCAAGCGCTAGAGAAGATTGTACCGGTTAGGAGGCTAGAGATGTTCGCTAGGAGTCACGAAGCGCTTGCGGAGTTAGAATCCCAAGCG GACGTTGGTAAGCTTTTGCTTCGCACAGAACCATTCACCTTCAACGGCAACGAAATCACTTTCACCGAGCAGCATAAACGTGCCCTGCCTGCCAAAGAGACCAAGGACGACAACAGAAACGATAGGGATGTCAAATTGTCTTCGGCTCCTTCTGGACCGTCGACAATGTTTGCCCCGCGCGCCGCCCGTAAAGCTTTGGCTAAACCCCGTCCGACAGCGGTAGCTGCTGCGAAGGCTGTTGCTGCCTCTCCTGGGGTTTCTCAGGGACAGAATGACTTTAGGGCTTTGGTAGCGGCCAAAAACAAGCAAAGGGAAGAAAAACTGAATAGTGCAAGAGAAGGAAGCAATACAAgtggagagaagaggaagctAGAGGATGGGCAGGAGGGGGAGGAAAGTAAGCGAACAAGGACTTAA
- a CDS encoding Hypothetical Protein (Similar to TIGR gene model, INSD accession AAW41901.1), which produces MAIADQFAIPITILRHFDLSSSPWGSEAEIFTKRREQSPNGKLFFDRLLEIAGIDGPSLYPPKSPADVRRLLHSIQSTELDRLKKDCYFYYLLMDYDGQPQAGKKRSGHAEGMDVDDEDSVLVVMTVESTKAADKFARKRCMPRNWKIFIDGYWALDHGLWEIAVDKLSDPSISEVNFVSEIIQRLSTSVSPPQLACSLLHSFLLSTQPNFPNSSPEGDVILTATASATSLFTALNCIRRESSPEQRKRMREVVWTWMLGAPRTPCGFGNHVVQAKALKELVHAPLLLEEETHLTEFLSHPPRSVSSPALSQLHELVTLRLIHQGQYNQVLQLDKKLAANGAGSLKDRQRRREMVRKSISILPEAHKRVLLADVEGSLRRGEKEINGFSEDTDMTGSWQQVNGVEDPTPISASALVSGSLPVTEPISIAAPVAIAPTPIRSVPSSSDLVHLAHAPSVTASSQRPVRMQSPFGGPPRFAHSVTVSSPSPRQNQAFIGSPFSFPQKTAAAKAHATPEKPKVKMVVNDDQEAEETLKKEPVRGKGKSVIDGMGSLKRSTRQVSMSMEPDELPVDENYPIEPIAEDSAWSPSHAVLEEPKSTRKSGRRTRDKTSPAPVSPSKRSTRARKSVLPPSTTDDEPLARRTRGASAHPETSATPARHGRMTRSVSRALLEDSDHESVDVDMNLPPSKRNGSAIPSSVRKKRRGSVAASEITDDGLATAIETPKVRRSNRKAAPSPTPSVPGSEAGKVRRKKENATPRMATRSRRV; this is translated from the exons ATGGCTATT GCCGATCAGTTCGCTATCCCGATCACCATTCTACGCCATTTTGACTTGTCTTCAAGTCCTTGGGGCTCAGAAGCGGAAATATTTACCAAAAGACGAGAACAATCGCCCAATGGCAAACTATTCTTTGACAGGCTCTTGGAAATTGCAGGAATTGACG GTCCTTCCCTCTATCCTCCAAAATCACCGGCCGATGTCAGAAGGCTCCTTCATTCAATTCAATCTACTGAACTTGACAGGCTCAAGAAAGACTGTTACTTTTATTACCTCTTAATGGACTATGACGGTCAACCTCAAGCTGGGAAAAAGCGCAGTGGGCACGCTGAAGGAATGGATGTCGACGATGAAGATTCCGTTTTGGTCGTGATGACTGTAGAGTCGACAAAAGCGGCAGACAAGTTTgcaaggaaaagatgtATGCCTAGGAATTGGAAAATTTTCATCGATGGTTATTGGGCGTTAGATCACGGGTTATGGGAG ATTGCAGTCGATAAGTTATCAGACCCATCTATCTCGGAAGTCAACTTCGTATCTGAGATCATTCAACGCCTCTCTACGTCTGTCTCGCCGCCGCAACTGGCTTGCTCGCTCCTTCATTCGTTCCTCCTCTCCACTCAGCCTAATTTTCCGAATTCTTCACCTGAGGGGGACGTGATATTGACCGCTACTGCTTCTGCCACCAGCCTTTTTACAGCCCTTAATTGCATTCGTCGTGAATCATCCCCTGAgcaaagaaaaaggatgCGGGAAGTCGTTTGGACATGGATGTTGGGTGCTCCGCGCACACCGTGTGGGTTTGGAAACCATGTCGTTCAGGCCAAGGCCCTCAAAGAGCTCGTCCATGCTCCTTTGCTTTTAGAGGAGGAAACGCACTTAACCGAATTTCTTTCCCACCCTCCTCGCTCTGTTTCATCTCCTGCTCTTTCTCAGCTACACGAGCTGGTGACACTTCGTTTAATTCATCAAGGACAATATAACCAAGTGCTTCAGCTTGACAAAAAGCTTGCAGCCAACGGTGCCGGCTCTCTGAAAGACAGGCAAAGGCGACGAGAAATGGTTAGAAAATCCATTTCAATATTGCCAGAGGCACACAAGCGGGTGTTGTTGGCCGATGTGGAAGGGAGCTTACGACGAGGGGAGAAAGAGATCAATGGATTTTCAGAGGATACGGATATGACTGGCTCGTGGCAGCAGGTCAATGGGGTGGAAGATCCCACTCCTATTTCTGCATCCGCGTTGGTTTCGGGATCACTGCCGGTGACCGAACCAATATCGATTGCCGCACCTGTTGCCATCGCCCCTACACCTATTCGTTCCgttccttcttcctccgACCTCGTGCATCTCGCACATGCCCCTTCTGTCACCGCTTCTTCCCAGCGACCAGTGCGTATGCAGTCTCCTTTTGGTGGCCCACCCCGCTTCGCCCACAGTGTTACTGTATCCAGCCCCTCCCCTAGGCAGAACCAGGCTTTCATTGGGAGCCCATTTTCATTTCCTCAGAAAACAGCGGCTGCTAAAGCACATGCCACTCCAGAGAAGCCTAAAGTGAAAATGGTCGTCAACGATGATCAGGAAGCTGAAGAAACACTTAAAAAAGAGCCGGTTAGGGGAAAAGGTAAAAGTGTCATTGATGGAATGGGTAGCTTGAAAAGGTCGACAAGGCAGGTTTCTATGAGCATGGAGCCAGACGAACTTCCTGTCGACGAAAATTATCCCATTGAACCTATTGCGGAGGATAGCGCATGGTCACCTTCACATGCCGTCTTAGAGGAACCAAAGTCAACCAGGAAGAGCGGCAGGAGAACGCGTGACAAGACCTCACCCGCTCCTGTATCGCCCTCCAAACGATCGACTCGCGCGAGGAAGAGTGTACTTCCCCCGTCAACAACCGATGATGAACCGCTCGCTCGGCGAACTCGTGGGGCATCAGCCCACCCAGAAACGTCCGCTACACCTGCTAGGCATGGACGAATGACTCGTTCTGTCTCGCGTGCGTTGTTAGAAGACAGTGATCACGAGAGTGTCGATGTGGACATGAATCTGCCCCCGTCGAAAAGGAATGGCAGTGCCATTCCCAGTAGTGtgagaaagaagaggagaggcAGTGTGGCTGCCAGCGAAATCACAGATGATGGGCTTGCGACAGCGATAGAGACACCGAAAGTGAGGAGGTCAAATAGAAAAGCGGCTCCTAGTCCGACGCCAAGTGTCCCGGGATCTGAGGCTGGAAAGGTTAGGCGGAAGAAAGAGAACGCAACGCCAAGGATGGCTACGCGATCGCGGAGGGTTTGA